From one Streptomyces sp. NBC_01478 genomic stretch:
- a CDS encoding serpin family protein yields MRVAQATVQAVNALTSRWAGAVDGGTVFSAAGVWPLLALLADGAGGAARAELADALGMPAGRSAAAARELLGGLAAMRGVDSALGLWTRRTLELREAWAAGLPAEAHGVLTGDLGADRAALDAWAAKRTGGLVERMPVGLTDGTELVLASALALRTEWLRPFDEVPLESAYWSDRVPLGLRRETVLLDRIGVADTPDGHVTRLKVLGKAAIDVHLLLGEERMTSGQVLSAGVGMLDRRHPVVPGDRLPYGDPGPGLHVAKERCMRPEPPTLDVTTVAYDMTAHHDLLRRHRQFGLTTARDAARGHFPGISASPLAIGSAEQSTVARFTARGFRAAAVTALSALASGVPDLRYVTTTVTARFDRPFAFLALHRHTRLVLAAGWVTEPELYPEDDDRG; encoded by the coding sequence ATGCGGGTTGCTCAGGCAACCGTGCAGGCGGTGAACGCGCTGACCTCGCGGTGGGCGGGGGCGGTCGACGGGGGCACGGTGTTCTCGGCGGCCGGGGTGTGGCCGTTGCTGGCGCTGCTGGCGGACGGGGCCGGGGGTGCCGCGCGGGCGGAGCTGGCGGACGCGCTGGGGATGCCGGCGGGTCGATCGGCCGCCGCGGCAAGGGAGTTGCTGGGCGGGCTCGCGGCGATGCGGGGCGTGGACTCGGCGCTCGGATTGTGGACGAGGCGGACGCTGGAACTGCGGGAGGCGTGGGCGGCGGGGCTGCCGGCCGAGGCGCACGGGGTGCTCACGGGTGACCTCGGGGCCGACCGCGCGGCTCTGGACGCGTGGGCCGCGAAGCGGACCGGCGGGCTCGTCGAGCGGATGCCGGTCGGGCTGACGGACGGCACGGAACTGGTGCTGGCGAGCGCACTGGCGCTGCGCACCGAGTGGCTGCGGCCTTTCGACGAGGTGCCGTTGGAGAGCGCGTACTGGAGCGACCGGGTCCCGCTCGGCCTGCGCCGCGAGACGGTGCTGCTTGACCGGATCGGCGTGGCGGACACACCGGACGGCCATGTCACCCGGCTGAAGGTCCTGGGCAAGGCGGCGATCGACGTCCATCTCCTCCTCGGGGAGGAGCGGATGACGTCCGGGCAGGTGCTGAGCGCGGGCGTCGGAATGCTGGACCGGCGTCATCCCGTAGTACCCGGGGACCGGCTCCCCTACGGCGACCCCGGACCCGGCCTGCACGTGGCGAAGGAACGCTGTATGCGCCCGGAGCCGCCGACGCTGGACGTGACGACGGTGGCGTACGACATGACCGCCCACCATGATCTCCTGCGCCGGCACCGTCAGTTCGGCCTCACGACGGCCCGGGACGCCGCACGGGGTCACTTCCCCGGTATCAGCGCTTCCCCGCTGGCGATCGGGTCGGCCGAGCAGTCCACGGTGGCGAGGTTCACCGCACGCGGCTTCCGCGCGGCGGCGGTGACGGCCCTCAGCGCCCTCGCCTCCGGTGTGCCCGACCTCCGCTACGTGACCACCACCGTCACCGCCCGCTTCGACCGCCCCTTCGCCTTCCTCGCCCTGCACCGCCACACCCGACTGGTGCTGGCGGCGGGCTGGGTCACGGAACCGGAGCTGTACCCCGAGGACGACGACCGGGGCTGA
- a CDS encoding DUF4190 domain-containing protein — MSIPPPPEPQGPPTQGPESPQDQPPTPAPGPAPTPYNPYAPPQQDPYAPPAQTPAPYGAQPQPPYGTPPQTPYVPYPQGPHTPPGPPSPYGPQPYQTWSQGYTPYNNPAPLNGMSVAALVLGILCCVPGVGLVLGLIALNQIKKRGERGRSMAAAGMVLSAFGLVVGVLGVTGAATGFWDDVKDSAPTNSSASPVKGECFDAPSGSLEGRTYDFDVVPCSGEHDGEVFAVVRMTGGSYPGDKKVTATADDKCYALQDAYAMDGWAVPADVDIYYVTPTSDSWSQGDREITCVFGNTDEEASLPGGSLRNDATTLDSDQVAYLKAAHVLNTALDSAPDAEYVEDDLPGHKAWAGRVSTALTRQADLLDGHQWPAASEKPVAALVKDLRAAQKEWAKASEASDADEFYAHYDKGADLIDPQKSVTARKALGLATTPPSYDENGGGGDSGGGDTGLEV; from the coding sequence GTGTCCATACCCCCGCCCCCGGAGCCCCAAGGGCCGCCCACCCAGGGCCCCGAGAGCCCCCAGGACCAGCCTCCGACTCCGGCTCCGGGCCCGGCTCCCACCCCGTACAACCCGTACGCCCCGCCGCAGCAGGACCCGTACGCCCCGCCCGCGCAGACCCCGGCCCCCTACGGCGCGCAGCCCCAACCCCCGTACGGCACACCGCCGCAGACCCCCTACGTCCCGTACCCCCAGGGTCCGCACACCCCTCCGGGTCCCCCGAGCCCCTACGGGCCCCAGCCCTACCAGACCTGGTCCCAGGGCTACACCCCGTACAACAACCCCGCGCCCCTCAACGGCATGTCCGTCGCCGCCCTCGTGCTCGGCATCCTGTGCTGCGTCCCGGGTGTCGGACTGGTCCTCGGGCTGATCGCGCTGAACCAGATCAAGAAGCGGGGCGAGCGCGGCCGGAGCATGGCGGCGGCCGGCATGGTGCTGTCGGCGTTCGGTCTCGTGGTGGGGGTGCTCGGGGTGACCGGCGCGGCGACCGGCTTCTGGGACGACGTCAAGGACAGCGCGCCGACCAACTCCAGCGCCTCCCCGGTGAAGGGCGAGTGCTTCGACGCGCCCAGCGGTTCGCTGGAGGGCAGGACGTACGACTTCGACGTGGTGCCCTGCTCCGGCGAGCACGACGGCGAGGTGTTCGCCGTCGTGCGGATGACCGGCGGCTCGTACCCCGGGGACAAGAAGGTCACCGCCACCGCCGACGACAAGTGCTACGCGCTCCAGGACGCCTATGCCATGGACGGCTGGGCCGTACCCGCCGACGTGGACATCTACTACGTCACCCCGACCTCGGACAGTTGGAGCCAGGGCGACCGCGAGATCACCTGCGTGTTCGGCAACACGGACGAGGAGGCGAGCCTGCCCGGCGGTTCGCTGCGCAACGACGCCACGACCCTCGACTCCGACCAGGTCGCGTATCTGAAGGCGGCCCACGTCCTCAACACCGCGCTGGACTCGGCGCCCGACGCGGAGTACGTCGAGGACGACCTGCCGGGGCACAAGGCCTGGGCGGGCCGGGTCTCCACCGCGCTGACCCGGCAGGCCGACCTGCTGGACGGCCACCAGTGGCCCGCCGCCTCCGAGAAGCCGGTCGCGGCCCTGGTCAAGGACCTGCGGGCCGCGCAGAAGGAGTGGGCGAAGGCGTCCGAGGCCTCGGACGCCGACGAGTTCTACGCGCACTACGACAAGGGCGCCGACCTGATCGACCCTCAGAAGTCGGTCACCGCCCGCAAGGCTCTGGGGCTCGCCACGACCCCTCCGTCGTACGACGAGAACGGTGGCGGCGGGGACAGCGGGGGAGGTGACACCGGCCTGGAGGTGTGA
- a CDS encoding GntR family transcriptional regulator, with product MTFGEQPAYLRVAGDLRKKIVDGRLPPHTRLPSQARIREEYGVSDTVALEARKVLMAEGLVEGRSGSGTYVRERPVPRRVSRSGFRPPAGATPFRQEQAEGEARGTWESSSEQAEAAGAIAERLALKPGERVMCTKYVFRDAGETMMLSTSWEPLAVTGRTPVMLPEEGPLGGMGVVERMRAIDVVVDNVTEEVGARPGLAEELLALGGVPGHVVLVIQRTYYASGRPVETADVVVPADRYRIAYHLPVK from the coding sequence GTGACTTTCGGTGAGCAGCCGGCGTATCTGCGCGTCGCGGGTGATCTCCGCAAGAAGATCGTCGACGGTCGGCTGCCCCCGCACACCCGGCTCCCCTCGCAGGCCAGGATCCGCGAGGAGTACGGGGTGTCCGACACGGTCGCCCTCGAGGCGCGCAAGGTGCTGATGGCCGAGGGGCTGGTCGAGGGCCGTTCCGGGTCGGGGACGTATGTGCGCGAGCGTCCCGTGCCGCGGCGCGTCTCCCGCTCCGGGTTCCGGCCGCCGGCCGGCGCGACCCCGTTCCGGCAGGAGCAGGCCGAGGGGGAGGCGCGCGGCACCTGGGAGTCCAGCAGCGAGCAGGCCGAGGCCGCCGGCGCCATCGCCGAGCGGCTCGCTCTCAAGCCCGGCGAGCGCGTGATGTGCACGAAGTACGTGTTCCGGGACGCGGGCGAGACGATGATGCTCTCCACGTCCTGGGAGCCCCTCGCGGTGACCGGCCGTACGCCCGTGATGCTGCCCGAGGAGGGCCCGCTCGGCGGCATGGGCGTCGTCGAGCGGATGCGCGCCATCGACGTCGTCGTGGACAACGTCACCGAGGAGGTCGGCGCCCGCCCCGGCCTCGCCGAGGAGCTGCTCGCGCTCGGGGGAGTCCCCGGGCATGTGGTCCTCGTCATCCAGCGCACGTACTACGCCTCGGGCCGCCCGGTGGAGACGGCCGACGTGGTCGTCCCGGCCGACCGCTACCGGATCGCCTACCACCTGCCGGTGAAGTAG
- a CDS encoding SPOR domain-containing protein: MNDNTITLPWLVIRQDDNGNRYRVGRYATRAEAQKIADSLDDRGHKQLYWVERIGQSEDATRN; encoded by the coding sequence ATGAACGACAACACGATCACCCTGCCCTGGCTCGTGATACGGCAGGACGACAACGGCAATCGCTATCGCGTGGGCAGGTACGCGACCCGCGCCGAGGCCCAGAAGATCGCGGACAGCCTCGACGACCGCGGACACAAGCAGCTCTACTGGGTCGAGCGGATCGGGCAGAGCGAGGACGCCACCCGCAACTGA
- a CDS encoding (deoxy)nucleoside triphosphate pyrophosphohydrolase yields MTTRIVVVGAALFDGGRLLAARRSAPPELAGRWELPGGKVEPGERPDTALVRELREELGVDAETVERVPGQWPLKPPYVLQVWTARLLPGSAAPEPLQDHDDLRWLAPADIWTVDWLDQDVPAVRETLALLDAGAR; encoded by the coding sequence ATGACGACACGGATCGTGGTGGTCGGGGCCGCCCTGTTCGACGGCGGCCGCCTGCTCGCCGCGCGCCGCAGCGCACCCCCCGAACTGGCCGGACGCTGGGAACTCCCCGGCGGCAAGGTCGAGCCCGGCGAGCGCCCCGACACCGCGCTGGTGCGCGAGTTGCGCGAGGAGCTCGGTGTCGACGCCGAGACCGTCGAGCGCGTCCCGGGACAGTGGCCGCTGAAGCCGCCGTACGTCCTCCAGGTCTGGACGGCCCGGCTGCTCCCCGGCTCGGCGGCGCCCGAGCCCCTCCAGGACCACGACGACCTGCGCTGGCTCGCCCCCGCCGACATCTGGACCGTCGACTGGCTCGACCAGGACGTGCCCGCCGTACGGGAGACACTCGCGCTGCTCGACGCGGGGGCGCGCTGA
- a CDS encoding ATP-binding protein, translating into MIGLIDTEGDCAEWTFPADPGAVRTARSAVRGQLRDWDLDALADIAALLVSELVTNALRHATGPIGLRLVRPVGPRGVLLVEVSDPLPDPPRERVARPEDESGRGLQLVAGACVRWGTRPGTTGKTVWFELAVPG; encoded by the coding sequence GTGATCGGCTTGATCGACACCGAAGGCGACTGCGCCGAGTGGACCTTTCCCGCGGACCCCGGAGCCGTCCGCACCGCGCGCTCCGCCGTCCGCGGCCAGTTGCGCGACTGGGACCTCGACGCCCTCGCCGACATCGCGGCGCTGCTGGTCAGCGAGCTGGTGACCAACGCGCTGCGGCACGCCACCGGGCCCATCGGCCTCCGCCTGGTCCGCCCCGTCGGCCCGCGGGGCGTGCTGCTGGTCGAGGTCTCCGACCCGCTGCCCGACCCGCCCCGTGAGCGGGTCGCCCGCCCCGAGGACGAGAGCGGCCGGGGTCTCCAACTGGTCGCCGGCGCCTGCGTCCGCTGGGGCACCCGGCCCGGGACGACCGGCAAGACGGTGTGGTTCGAGCTGGCCGTACCGGGGTGA
- a CDS encoding SpoIIE family protein phosphatase: protein MSEIPAKATESEDPSDRAKAEAAGSADVPADALRVAGGMGDGSSEGDALSVGDAMWQSSPPGSIYDYIKVASFSIGPDGLVDQWSLRAEQLFGIPTDRAVGMDPIEAFVDPELHERGQRKMAEILDGREWTGVVPFRVPETAEGEPAKEGLAEVYVMPTRTEEGERAAVCIVVDVRILRRIETDLAASQSIFGQSPFGFLLIDPDLRVRRANQQIANTFGGTPDDHRGRGVRDYLQSPEAERVTATLRRVLETGNSITDMQVTGLVPGSEERRHWSINLYRVHSGSGRPIGIAWLGTDVTARRAAAREAASARRNLALLNEAGARIGNSLDLETTARELLDVVVPGFCDLATVDLYQGLLAGDETPPGRADGSAELRRVAFASAVSDAPFVGGGAPVAVNAVHHYPFNSPCADALRTARPQYVPAEEGGPVQSTLAVPMVAHDTVVGLVQFARTKGSEPFGDRDRDLAVELAARAAVCIDNARLYRREHERALILQRSLLPPGDPEASGLDIACRYLPGNAATEVGGDWFDVIELPGHRTALVVGDVMGRGLRAAVAMGELRTAVRTLALLDLEPAEVLSALDEIARGLGTPGGVQQATRAARRPREADLAEVYLATCIYAVYDSVTRRCTFANAGHLPPVLVEPGEAALMLDVPPGMPLGVGGEPFEEVEVELPEGALLALYTDGLVESRDHPLDEGLQAFVGALTDPTRPLSSGEHPSAAALNAETHRDLEDVCDHVLSTLDTHHGEDDIALLMARVQGLPEDSVGDWTLPREPRSVGRAREYARTRLQSWDLEPLIDTTELLVSELVTNALRYGEGEIRLRLLLDRTLVCEVWDAGLVQPRRRRARDTDEGGRGLQLVGLLSASWGSRRTPRGKTVWFELPLPDGENGMVDPAEALLSLF from the coding sequence GTGAGCGAGATACCAGCGAAGGCCACGGAGTCCGAGGACCCGTCGGACCGCGCGAAGGCTGAGGCCGCGGGCTCCGCCGACGTGCCCGCCGACGCCTTGCGGGTCGCCGGCGGCATGGGCGACGGCAGCTCCGAGGGCGACGCGTTGTCCGTCGGCGACGCCATGTGGCAGAGCAGCCCACCCGGCTCGATCTACGACTACATCAAGGTCGCCTCCTTCTCCATAGGCCCCGACGGCCTCGTCGACCAGTGGAGCCTGCGGGCCGAGCAGCTCTTCGGCATCCCCACCGACCGCGCGGTGGGCATGGACCCCATCGAGGCGTTCGTCGACCCCGAACTGCACGAGCGCGGCCAGCGGAAGATGGCCGAGATCCTGGACGGCCGAGAGTGGACCGGAGTGGTCCCCTTCCGGGTGCCGGAGACCGCCGAGGGCGAGCCCGCCAAGGAGGGTCTCGCCGAGGTCTATGTGATGCCGACCCGGACCGAGGAGGGCGAGCGGGCCGCCGTCTGCATCGTCGTCGACGTCCGCATCCTGCGCCGCATCGAGACCGATCTCGCCGCCTCGCAGTCGATATTCGGTCAATCTCCGTTCGGTTTCCTGCTGATCGACCCCGACCTGCGGGTCCGGCGCGCCAACCAGCAGATCGCCAACACCTTCGGCGGCACCCCCGACGACCACCGAGGCCGGGGCGTCCGCGACTATCTGCAGAGCCCCGAGGCCGAGCGGGTCACCGCGACCCTGCGCCGGGTCCTGGAGACCGGCAACTCCATCACGGACATGCAGGTCACCGGTCTCGTGCCCGGTTCCGAAGAACGCCGGCACTGGTCCATCAACCTCTACCGCGTGCACAGTGGCAGCGGCCGTCCCATCGGCATCGCCTGGCTCGGCACCGACGTCACCGCCCGCCGCGCCGCCGCCCGCGAGGCCGCCTCCGCGCGGCGCAATCTCGCCCTTCTGAACGAGGCCGGCGCCCGGATCGGGAACTCCCTCGACCTGGAGACCACGGCCCGCGAACTCCTCGACGTCGTCGTCCCCGGCTTCTGCGACCTGGCGACCGTCGACCTCTACCAGGGCCTCCTGGCCGGCGACGAGACCCCGCCGGGCCGCGCCGACGGCAGCGCGGAGCTCCGCCGGGTGGCCTTCGCCAGCGCGGTCTCCGACGCCCCCTTCGTCGGCGGCGGCGCCCCGGTGGCCGTGAACGCGGTCCACCACTACCCCTTCAACTCGCCCTGCGCGGACGCCCTGCGCACCGCCCGCCCGCAGTACGTCCCCGCCGAGGAGGGCGGCCCGGTCCAGTCCACGCTGGCCGTGCCGATGGTCGCCCACGACACCGTCGTAGGACTCGTGCAGTTCGCCCGTACGAAGGGCAGCGAGCCGTTCGGCGACCGGGACCGGGATCTCGCGGTGGAGCTGGCGGCGCGGGCCGCCGTCTGTATCGACAACGCGCGGCTGTACCGGCGTGAGCACGAACGGGCGTTGATACTGCAGCGGTCCCTTCTCCCGCCCGGCGACCCGGAGGCCTCCGGCCTCGACATCGCGTGCCGCTACCTGCCCGGGAACGCGGCGACCGAGGTCGGCGGCGACTGGTTCGACGTCATCGAACTCCCCGGCCACCGCACGGCGTTGGTGGTCGGAGACGTGATGGGACGCGGTCTACGCGCGGCGGTGGCCATGGGCGAACTCCGCACAGCGGTGCGCACCTTGGCCCTCCTCGACCTCGAACCGGCCGAAGTCCTCTCCGCGTTGGACGAGATCGCCCGCGGCCTCGGCACACCGGGCGGAGTCCAGCAGGCCACCCGGGCCGCCCGCCGCCCCCGCGAGGCCGACCTCGCCGAGGTGTACCTGGCGACCTGCATCTACGCGGTCTACGACTCGGTGACCAGGCGCTGCACCTTCGCCAACGCGGGCCATCTCCCGCCGGTCCTGGTGGAACCGGGCGAGGCGGCGCTGATGCTGGACGTCCCGCCGGGCATGCCGCTCGGCGTCGGCGGCGAGCCCTTCGAGGAGGTGGAGGTCGAACTGCCCGAAGGCGCGCTGCTGGCGCTCTACACGGACGGACTGGTCGAGTCCCGCGACCACCCCCTCGACGAGGGCCTCCAGGCCTTCGTCGGCGCGCTGACCGACCCGACCCGTCCGCTGTCGTCCGGAGAGCACCCCTCGGCCGCCGCACTCAACGCCGAGACCCACCGCGACCTGGAGGACGTCTGCGATCACGTCCTCAGCACCCTCGACACCCACCACGGCGAGGACGACATCGCGCTGCTCATGGCGCGCGTCCAGGGCCTGCCCGAGGACTCGGTCGGCGACTGGACGCTGCCGCGCGAACCACGCAGCGTGGGCCGCGCCCGCGAGTACGCCCGCACCCGACTCCAGTCCTGGGACCTCGAACCCCTCATCGACACCACGGAGTTGCTGGTCAGCGAACTGGTGACGAACGCGCTGCGGTACGGCGAGGGCGAGATCAGGCTGCGGCTGCTGCTGGACCGCACCTTGGTGTGCGAGGTGTGGGACGCGGGCCTGGTCCAGCCGCGCCGCCGCCGCGCCCGCGACACGGACGAGGGCGGCCGGGGCCTGCAGTTGGTCGGCCTCCTGTCGGCGTCCTGGGGCTCCCGCCGGACACCTCGCGGCAAGACGGTGTGGTTCGAACTCCCGTTGCCCGACGGGGAGAACGGGATGGTCGACCCGGCGGAGGCCCTGCTCAGCCTGTTCTGA
- a CDS encoding phosphotransferase: MTVTRRELTRDDLTPLARAALGRTPTTVTRVRGGSKKGVYRLVFEDRSTAVAYVWSPDEDLWDAGPGDPRDPFSHASGLTLFTAAADRLAAAGVRAPRLLHADATHTHLPADAALVEDLPGGTLEDLLAGDPAAASDALERAAALLDALHACTGPRFGKVAVVDNGGSSYGSSCEQLVAERALGDLDELVAREPRVAAVHGQLTDRLGALAALVRPRTSAPALIHGELGPDHVRVTPDGDLALIDIEGLMYFDVEWEHVFLRLRFGRHYDALRTGNLDEARLRLYRLAMHLSLVAGPLRLLEVGDFDDPAFMRGIAEHNLGQVLTLLRTAS; encoded by the coding sequence GTGACCGTCACCCGCAGGGAACTCACCCGCGACGACCTGACCCCGCTGGCCCGCGCCGCCCTCGGCCGCACCCCGACAACCGTCACCCGTGTCCGGGGCGGTTCGAAGAAGGGCGTCTACCGCCTCGTCTTCGAGGACCGTTCGACGGCCGTGGCCTACGTGTGGTCACCCGACGAGGACCTCTGGGACGCCGGCCCCGGCGACCCCCGCGACCCCTTCTCCCACGCCTCCGGCCTCACCCTCTTCACGGCGGCGGCCGACCGCCTCGCCGCGGCCGGCGTCCGTGCGCCCCGGCTCCTCCACGCCGACGCCACGCACACCCACCTCCCGGCGGACGCGGCGCTCGTCGAGGACCTCCCCGGCGGCACCCTGGAGGACCTGCTGGCCGGCGACCCGGCCGCCGCGTCGGACGCGCTGGAGCGGGCGGCGGCCCTGCTCGACGCCCTGCACGCCTGCACGGGCCCGCGCTTCGGGAAGGTCGCGGTGGTCGACAACGGCGGTTCCTCGTACGGGAGTTCATGCGAGCAGCTCGTCGCGGAACGGGCTCTGGGCGACCTCGACGAACTCGTCGCACGCGAGCCCCGGGTCGCCGCCGTCCACGGCCAACTGACCGACAGGCTGGGGGCATTGGCCGCGCTGGTCCGCCCCCGCACCTCGGCCCCCGCTCTCATCCACGGCGAACTCGGCCCCGACCACGTCCGCGTGACCCCCGACGGCGACCTCGCCCTCATCGACATCGAAGGCCTCATGTACTTCGATGTCGAATGGGAGCACGTCTTCCTCCGCCTGCGCTTCGGCCGTCACTACGACGCCCTGCGCACCGGGAACCTGGACGAGGCCCGGCTGCGCCTCTACCGCCTGGCGATGCATCTCTCCCTGGTGGCGGGCCCGTTGCGCCTCCTGGAGGTCGGTGACTTCGACGACCCCGCGTTCATGCGGGGCATCGCCGAGCACAACCTCGGCCAGGTGCTCACCCTCCTGCGGACCGCCTCCTGA
- a CDS encoding succinate dehydrogenase/fumarate reductase iron-sulfur subunit encodes MSSYEARFKVWRGDVKGGGLKDFEVEVNDGEVILDIIHRIQATQASDLAVRWNCKAGKCGSCSAEINGRPRLMCMTRMSVFTREETITVTPLRAFPVVRDLVTDVGFNYQKAREVPAFVPPEGVAAGEYRMMQEDVDRSQEFRKCIECFLCQDTCHVVRDHEENKTAFAGPRFLMRVAELDMHPLDAAAESGLDRKKTAQDEHGLGYCNITKCCSEVCPEGIHITDNALIPLKERAVDRKYDPLVWLGSKIRRRSAGG; translated from the coding sequence GCTACGAGGCCCGTTTCAAGGTGTGGCGGGGGGACGTCAAGGGCGGCGGCCTGAAGGACTTCGAGGTCGAGGTCAACGACGGCGAGGTGATCCTCGACATCATCCACCGCATCCAGGCCACGCAGGCCTCCGACCTCGCCGTGCGCTGGAACTGCAAGGCGGGCAAGTGCGGTTCGTGCTCGGCGGAGATCAACGGGCGGCCCCGGCTGATGTGCATGACCCGCATGTCGGTGTTCACCCGCGAGGAGACCATCACGGTCACTCCGCTCCGCGCCTTCCCCGTCGTACGGGACCTGGTCACGGACGTCGGCTTCAACTACCAGAAGGCCAGGGAGGTTCCGGCGTTCGTGCCGCCGGAGGGCGTGGCCGCGGGCGAGTACCGGATGATGCAGGAGGACGTGGACCGCTCGCAGGAGTTCCGCAAGTGCATCGAGTGCTTCCTGTGCCAGGACACCTGCCATGTGGTCCGCGACCACGAGGAGAACAAGACGGCGTTCGCGGGTCCCCGATTCCTCATGCGGGTAGCGGAGTTGGACATGCACCCGCTGGATGCGGCGGCGGAGAGCGGCCTGGACCGCAAGAAGACCGCCCAGGACGAACACGGCCTCGGCTACTGCAACATCACCAAGTGCTGCTCCGAGGTCTGCCCCGAGGGCATCCACATCACGGACAACGCGCTGATCCCCTTGAAGGAAAGGGCAGTTGACCGGAAGTACGACCCGCTGGTGTGGCTGGGGTCGAAGATCAGGAGGCGGTCCGCAGGAGGGTGA